A portion of the Feifania hominis genome contains these proteins:
- a CDS encoding SpoIIE family protein phosphatase → MTKQTAAGERDKLSPLAGITERGRAALRCALSFFVGLFLSRTTIFGLFTPFGLTYTASVPLGGGALFGAAGSLLGYLTMYNDMQSIRYLSGVLVIVGVRYFVAEIAQFAAMPYLEPLLAACVCGTTGIAVLIQNTYSPALMIFLAVETALCGLSVVFFKLSRAAAAKLRERERPGEHEIISLLLVFCIGLLAVSPIRLFSLSAARILGLLILLFAAFEEGIAGGSVAGVIIGITLSLASPTLGFIAASYGFAGFMAGACRGSGKFGVAICFVLTHSVVTAYFGEESMLILLIEAMIASVCFMLIPAKLASPFFDLLTPPVREAAPAARTGRERQTAKVKLQRTVSSIRDMSERLFHAPRGGDVTPDDLSSIYNAAASATCKSCGLNVYCWGRDYNTTMAALSDSTPALLKNRALTPADIAAPLREKCIHLDGFVESINTQYRTLLSTRRLREKMTGERDLLEEMYGSLAACMEEIAEDFDTSYRFDSALEKKVASFFRERRAPVKNVLAYENEGGHMMVEILLSSASHAHFSGDELRGFVEASSGRRFGGVSVTQVGSGVSLKLRERENLRILCDKSIAVKQGESFSGDSMKSYLRDDGKFIVALSDGMGSGREAAAESDFALTTLEGLLEAGLKRDTALRLLSSALCIKSGDACFATLDVGVFDLYTGAAEFVKAGAAPSFVIRGGEIYKIESSSLPAGILAGAPMEENRCKLEPGDIVLMVSDGVVSAGEDGKWLLEIVSNYTPGDGLSLSKHIIAKAREFSLGREDDMSCAVLTVQKLDS, encoded by the coding sequence ATGACAAAACAGACTGCTGCGGGCGAGCGGGACAAGCTGTCGCCGCTCGCGGGCATCACCGAGCGGGGCCGCGCGGCTCTGCGCTGCGCGCTGAGCTTTTTCGTGGGGCTCTTTCTATCGCGCACGACCATCTTCGGCCTCTTCACGCCCTTTGGGCTGACCTACACCGCCTCGGTGCCGCTGGGCGGCGGCGCCCTCTTCGGCGCGGCGGGGTCATTGCTCGGCTATCTGACCATGTACAACGACATGCAGTCGATCCGCTACCTGTCCGGGGTGCTGGTCATTGTCGGGGTGCGTTACTTTGTCGCCGAGATCGCGCAGTTTGCCGCCATGCCCTACCTCGAGCCGCTGCTCGCGGCCTGCGTGTGCGGCACGACGGGCATCGCCGTTCTCATTCAGAACACCTACTCGCCGGCGCTGATGATCTTTCTCGCCGTGGAGACGGCCCTGTGCGGCCTGTCGGTGGTGTTTTTCAAGCTCTCGCGCGCGGCGGCGGCAAAGCTGCGCGAGCGCGAGCGCCCCGGCGAGCACGAGATCATCAGTCTTCTGCTTGTCTTTTGCATCGGTCTTCTGGCCGTGTCGCCCATACGGCTCTTCTCCCTCTCGGCGGCGCGGATACTCGGGCTTCTCATTCTGCTCTTCGCGGCGTTTGAGGAGGGCATTGCGGGCGGCTCGGTCGCGGGCGTCATCATCGGCATCACCCTGTCGCTGGCCTCGCCCACGCTCGGCTTCATCGCCGCGAGCTACGGCTTCGCGGGCTTCATGGCCGGCGCCTGCCGGGGCTCGGGCAAGTTTGGGGTTGCGATCTGCTTTGTGCTGACCCACTCGGTGGTCACGGCCTACTTCGGCGAGGAGAGCATGCTCATTCTGCTCATTGAGGCGATGATCGCCTCGGTCTGCTTCATGCTGATTCCGGCGAAACTGGCGTCGCCGTTTTTCGATCTTCTGACCCCCCCGGTGCGGGAGGCCGCCCCCGCCGCCCGCACCGGGCGGGAACGCCAGACAGCAAAGGTGAAGCTGCAGCGCACGGTCTCGTCGATCCGCGACATGTCCGAGCGGCTCTTTCACGCGCCGCGCGGCGGCGACGTGACGCCGGACGACCTCTCGTCGATCTACAACGCAGCGGCCTCGGCCACCTGCAAGAGCTGCGGGCTCAACGTCTACTGCTGGGGGCGCGACTACAACACCACCATGGCCGCCCTGTCGGACAGCACCCCGGCGCTTCTCAAAAACCGGGCTCTCACGCCTGCGGACATCGCCGCGCCCCTGCGGGAGAAGTGCATCCACCTCGACGGCTTCGTCGAGAGCATCAACACCCAGTACCGGACTCTTCTCTCCACGCGGCGGCTGCGCGAGAAGATGACCGGCGAGCGGGATCTTCTCGAGGAGATGTACGGCAGTCTCGCCGCCTGCATGGAGGAGATCGCCGAGGACTTCGACACCTCCTACCGCTTTGACAGCGCGCTTGAGAAGAAAGTCGCCTCCTTTTTCAGAGAGCGGCGCGCGCCGGTGAAAAACGTGCTCGCCTACGAGAACGAGGGCGGCCACATGATGGTCGAAATTCTGCTCAGTTCCGCCTCCCACGCCCACTTCTCGGGCGACGAGCTGCGCGGCTTTGTGGAGGCCTCGTCCGGCCGGCGCTTCGGCGGCGTGTCAGTCACCCAGGTCGGCTCCGGCGTGTCGCTCAAGCTGCGCGAGCGGGAGAATCTTCGCATTCTCTGCGACAAGAGCATCGCCGTCAAGCAGGGCGAGAGCTTCTCGGGCGACAGCATGAAGAGCTACCTGCGCGACGACGGCAAGTTCATCGTCGCCCTGTCGGACGGCATGGGCAGCGGCCGGGAGGCGGCAGCCGAGAGCGACTTTGCGCTGACCACGCTCGAGGGGCTGCTCGAGGCCGGGCTCAAGCGCGATACGGCGCTGCGGCTGCTGTCGTCGGCGCTTTGCATCAAATCGGGCGACGCCTGCTTCGCCACGCTCGACGTGGGGGTCTTCGACCTCTACACGGGCGCTGCCGAATTCGTCAAGGCGGGCGCCGCGCCGAGCTTTGTCATACGCGGCGGCGAAATTTACAAAATTGAGAGCAGCTCGCTGCCCGCCGGCATTCTCGCCGGCGCGCCCATGGAGGAGAACCGCTGCAAGCTGGAGCCGGGCGACATCGTTCTCATGGTGTCGGACGGCGTGGTTTCGGCCGGGGAGGACGGCAAGTGGCTTCTCGAAATCGTGTCGAATTACACGCCCGGCGACGGGCTGTCACTCTCCAAGCACATCATCGCAAAGGCGCGCGAATTCTCGCTCGGCCGTGAGGACGATATGAGCTGCGCGGTTTTGACGGTTCAAAAACTCGATTCGTAA
- a CDS encoding M20/M25/M40 family metallo-hydrolase, giving the protein MKKWLSLLLAALLALTPLTASAGWPGWAGPALGWAQELGVSEALLGDPDTALTRAGAVRLIYEAAGRPAASGGETFADVAGEDAQAVSWAASAGIAGGIGGGLFAPDAPVTRQEFAAMLHRRAGTPAAAGSLDGFSDAASAAVWARDALAFCTETGVMGGVSAHELRPGDPVTAAQALTMLYRVALLPDFDALSRDLETLTAATRPVGSEGEAAAVRYLRSRFESMGYTVTLQPYTSESGAQGSNVVAVKSAVSSGADILLISAHHDSVPTAPGANDDASGVVAMLAVAQALSGVETDTELRFVSFTDEENGKNGSRQYAQSLTDAERERIIGDIQLDMLGGLGSSGLMVCTTDGEGNWLVDLLASLAADLPLGAETASDHTSLQMVGVPSVLLMQQGRGYLYHSAADVASQLDLAAIASAARLVSAAVQTVASPGTASYREIAREQGSGYTFLQTRQNVIYFGSSLRDTEAFVGAAGELVSHEEISGDGWSDSYDAYRYAMRWFGGQTPMNTYYNYRNGFLENIEIRPAETGYTIEQVRDLITAMYGEPSSSGGGAENWEDVIYSKYISLVQAEDGGFTVGVYNYAGTISNVLASYPVVQGDAAISDAHHEAVWEYLCSILPREARERIAEFRLFTDGTSNILAYTTPITADDGSTDNTRFEIAVDYYDVYDENGAPRDWSKLTYTIIHEYGHALLEDATQIDLTVGENTHDPAGFIPGSFRWRYYERFWKELEASAVNDYEKNPTHYVSRYGANYFHEDVADTFAVFVLGAKPQGDTVAEQKLLFFWQEPQLVALREAIRENLGLSD; this is encoded by the coding sequence ATGAAAAAATGGTTGTCCCTGCTGCTTGCGGCGCTGCTTGCGCTCACACCGCTCACAGCCAGTGCCGGGTGGCCCGGCTGGGCCGGACCGGCGCTCGGCTGGGCGCAGGAGCTCGGCGTGAGCGAAGCGCTGCTCGGCGACCCCGATACCGCGCTCACGCGCGCGGGCGCAGTCCGGCTGATCTATGAGGCCGCCGGCCGGCCGGCGGCCTCCGGCGGCGAGACGTTTGCCGACGTCGCCGGGGAGGACGCGCAGGCCGTCAGCTGGGCCGCCTCGGCCGGCATCGCCGGCGGGATCGGCGGCGGCCTCTTCGCCCCCGATGCGCCCGTCACCCGCCAGGAATTTGCCGCCATGCTCCACCGCCGTGCGGGTACGCCCGCCGCGGCCGGCTCGCTTGACGGCTTCTCCGACGCGGCGTCGGCCGCCGTCTGGGCGCGGGACGCGCTCGCTTTCTGCACCGAGACGGGCGTGATGGGCGGTGTGTCGGCGCACGAGCTGCGCCCCGGCGATCCCGTCACGGCGGCGCAGGCGCTGACCATGCTGTACCGCGTAGCGCTGCTGCCCGACTTCGATGCGCTCAGCAGAGACCTCGAGACCCTCACCGCCGCCACCCGCCCGGTCGGCTCCGAGGGGGAGGCGGCCGCCGTGCGCTACCTGCGCAGCCGCTTTGAGAGCATGGGATACACCGTCACGCTGCAGCCCTACACCAGTGAATCGGGCGCCCAGGGCAGCAATGTCGTCGCCGTGAAGAGCGCGGTGTCCTCCGGCGCTGACATTCTTCTCATCAGCGCCCACCACGACAGCGTGCCCACGGCCCCCGGCGCGAACGACGACGCCTCGGGCGTCGTGGCGATGCTCGCCGTGGCGCAGGCGCTCAGCGGCGTCGAAACCGACACGGAGCTGCGCTTTGTCAGCTTCACCGACGAGGAGAACGGCAAAAACGGCTCGCGCCAGTATGCGCAGAGCCTCACCGACGCCGAGCGTGAGCGCATCATCGGCGACATTCAGCTCGATATGCTCGGCGGGCTCGGCTCGAGCGGGCTCATGGTCTGCACCACCGACGGCGAGGGCAACTGGCTTGTCGATCTGCTCGCCTCGCTGGCCGCCGACCTGCCGCTCGGCGCCGAGACGGCCAGCGACCACACGTCGCTTCAGATGGTGGGCGTGCCCTCGGTGCTGCTGATGCAGCAGGGCCGCGGCTATCTCTACCACTCGGCCGCCGACGTGGCGTCGCAGCTCGACCTCGCCGCCATTGCGAGCGCGGCCCGGCTCGTGTCGGCCGCGGTGCAGACTGTCGCCTCGCCCGGCACCGCCTCCTACCGGGAGATTGCCCGCGAGCAGGGCAGCGGCTACACGTTTTTGCAGACCCGCCAGAATGTGATCTACTTCGGCAGCTCCCTGCGGGACACCGAGGCCTTTGTCGGTGCGGCGGGCGAGCTCGTCTCCCACGAGGAGATCAGCGGCGACGGCTGGAGCGACTCCTACGACGCCTACCGCTACGCCATGCGCTGGTTCGGCGGCCAGACGCCCATGAACACCTACTACAACTACCGAAACGGCTTTCTGGAGAACATCGAGATCCGCCCCGCTGAGACCGGCTACACAATCGAGCAGGTGCGCGATCTGATAACGGCCATGTACGGCGAGCCCTCCTCCTCGGGCGGCGGGGCGGAAAACTGGGAGGACGTCATCTACAGCAAGTACATCTCCCTTGTGCAGGCGGAGGATGGCGGCTTCACCGTGGGCGTGTACAACTACGCCGGCACCATCTCCAACGTCCTCGCAAGCTACCCGGTCGTGCAGGGCGACGCGGCTATTTCGGATGCGCACCACGAGGCGGTGTGGGAGTATCTCTGCTCCATCCTGCCGCGCGAGGCGCGCGAGCGGATCGCGGAGTTTCGCCTCTTCACCGACGGCACGAGCAACATCCTCGCCTACACCACCCCCATCACGGCCGACGACGGCTCAACCGACAACACCCGCTTTGAGATCGCGGTCGACTACTACGACGTCTACGACGAGAACGGCGCGCCGCGCGACTGGAGCAAGCTGACCTACACCATCATCCACGAGTACGGCCACGCGCTGCTCGAGGACGCGACCCAGATCGATCTGACAGTCGGCGAGAACACCCACGACCCCGCGGGCTTCATCCCCGGCTCTTTCCGCTGGCGCTACTACGAGCGCTTCTGGAAAGAGCTCGAGGCCTCCGCTGTGAACGACTATGAGAAAAACCCCACGCACTATGTCAGCCGCTACGGCGCAAACTACTTCCACGAGGACGTCGCCGACACCTTTGCGGTCTTCGTGCTGGGGGCAAAGCCGCAGGGCGACACCGTGGCCGAGCAGAAGCTGCTGTTCTTCTGGCAGGAGCCGCAGCTCGTGGCGCTGCGTGAGGCAATCCGCGAGAACCTGGGTCTCTCCGACTAG
- a CDS encoding response regulator transcription factor, whose product MRILVVEDERDMNRLIVKTLTKAGYQVDGCHDGAAALDYLAGAEYDAVLLDVMMPKMSGYELLETLRARGCETPVLLLTARDAVEDRVRGLDLGADDYLVKPFDFDELLARIRAMTRKRAGSRSNRLTAGDLTVDIERRTVTRAGREIPLLPKEFAVLEFMVRNQGIVLSREKIEDRIWNYEYAGSSNNVDVYMSKLRRKIDGDAPVKLIHTIRGVGWVLRPDGTEERP is encoded by the coding sequence ATGCGTATTCTGGTTGTGGAGGATGAGAGGGATATGAACCGTCTCATCGTCAAGACGCTTACCAAGGCGGGCTATCAGGTCGACGGCTGCCACGACGGGGCGGCGGCGCTCGATTATCTCGCGGGCGCCGAGTACGACGCGGTGCTGCTCGATGTGATGATGCCGAAGATGAGCGGCTACGAGCTGCTCGAGACGCTGCGCGCGCGCGGCTGCGAGACGCCGGTGCTGCTGCTGACCGCCCGCGACGCCGTCGAGGACCGGGTTCGCGGCCTCGATCTGGGGGCGGACGACTATCTCGTCAAGCCCTTTGACTTCGACGAGCTTCTCGCGCGCATCCGCGCCATGACCCGCAAGCGCGCGGGCAGCCGCAGCAACCGGCTCACGGCAGGCGATCTGACGGTCGACATCGAGCGGCGCACCGTCACGCGCGCGGGCAGAGAGATCCCACTTCTGCCCAAGGAGTTTGCGGTTTTGGAGTTCATGGTGCGCAATCAGGGCATCGTGCTCTCGCGCGAGAAGATCGAGGACCGCATCTGGAACTACGAGTACGCGGGCAGCTCCAACAACGTCGACGTCTACATGAGCAAGCTGCGCCGCAAGATCGACGGCGACGCGCCGGTGAAGCTCATTCACACCATCCGGGGCGTCGGCTGGGTGCTGCGTCCGGACGGCACGGAGGAGAGGCCATGA
- a CDS encoding sensor histidine kinase: MKNWSVKLRITVWLLVVMAVMAALLLAFMLTISSAVVAQSARAQLTAVVQSNLGHVDMQQGKLTLGDGFVFHQNGVTTLLYSKNEALLAGQIPVSFAADEPFENGVTRTVQSAAGDYYVLDLWRPVGWDDGVWVRGLLEAPENQSAARNLLRVAVITAPAFVALAALGCWWITRRAFRPLESITAAADAINEARDLSGRINLPPGKDEFSRLAQTFDGMFERLERSFEAEKQFASDASHELRTPVSVILGACEYAEKFDETPEERRETIEMIHRQAKRMSQMIEQLLSMTRMEQGTEKTTLEPTDLTALTRAACAELGYEPERLILELEPDVTARVDSVQMTRLIVNLVTNAFKYGRPGGHAWVALRRDDGEIQLSVRDDGIGIPEGEREKIWQRFYQVDPSRSSEGGAGLGLALVQQIARAHGGHMTLESVTGVGSVFTLHLPE; the protein is encoded by the coding sequence ATGAAAAACTGGTCGGTCAAGCTGCGCATCACCGTGTGGCTTCTGGTGGTCATGGCCGTCATGGCGGCGCTGCTGCTCGCATTCATGCTCACCATCAGCAGCGCGGTCGTCGCCCAGAGCGCCCGCGCCCAGCTCACCGCCGTGGTGCAGAGCAACCTCGGACATGTGGATATGCAGCAGGGAAAGCTCACGCTCGGCGACGGCTTCGTCTTCCATCAAAACGGGGTGACGACGCTGCTCTACAGCAAAAACGAGGCGCTGCTCGCAGGCCAGATCCCCGTGTCGTTTGCGGCGGACGAGCCCTTTGAAAACGGCGTGACCCGCACGGTGCAGAGCGCCGCGGGCGACTACTATGTGCTCGATCTGTGGCGGCCCGTCGGGTGGGACGACGGCGTCTGGGTGCGGGGGCTTCTCGAGGCGCCCGAAAACCAGAGCGCCGCGCGCAATCTGCTGCGCGTGGCCGTCATCACGGCGCCCGCCTTTGTCGCGCTCGCGGCGCTGGGCTGCTGGTGGATCACCCGGCGGGCCTTTCGCCCGCTTGAGAGCATCACCGCCGCGGCCGACGCCATCAACGAGGCGCGCGATCTCTCGGGGCGCATCAATCTGCCCCCCGGGAAAGATGAGTTCTCGCGCCTTGCGCAGACCTTTGACGGGATGTTCGAGCGGCTCGAGCGGTCCTTTGAGGCAGAGAAGCAGTTTGCCTCCGACGCCTCCCACGAGCTGCGCACGCCGGTGTCGGTCATTCTGGGGGCGTGCGAGTACGCCGAAAAGTTCGACGAGACGCCCGAGGAGCGCCGCGAGACCATCGAGATGATCCACCGCCAGGCAAAGAGGATGTCGCAGATGATCGAGCAGCTTCTGAGTATGACCCGCATGGAGCAGGGCACCGAGAAGACCACCCTCGAGCCGACCGATCTCACCGCTCTCACACGCGCGGCCTGCGCGGAGCTCGGCTATGAGCCGGAGCGCCTGATTCTGGAGCTCGAGCCGGACGTCACGGCCCGGGTGGACAGCGTGCAGATGACGCGGCTGATCGTCAATCTCGTGACCAACGCTTTCAAATACGGCCGTCCCGGCGGCCACGCCTGGGTTGCGCTGCGCCGCGACGACGGGGAAATTCAGCTCAGCGTGCGCGACGACGGCATCGGCATTCCCGAGGGCGAGCGCGAGAAGATCTGGCAGCGCTTCTACCAGGTTGACCCCTCGCGCAGCAGCGAGGGCGGCGCGGGCCTCGGCCTTGCGCTGGTGCAGCAGATCGCGCGCGCCCACGGCGGGCACATGACGCTCGAGAGCGTGACCGGCGTCGGCAGCGTCTTCACGCTGCATCTGCCCGAGTAG
- a CDS encoding PepSY domain-containing protein produces the protein MRRTTGICALALAALLLFGGCAQQGGRMDYIGAQAAKTLALEAAGVSAAQAQFEAVDMDSRDGLDYYTIAFQAPDGQYTYSIDALTGTVIDSVTPLASQNGSTVTDADTFGETGSTVTDADTFQGSNSGGDTTPSQPVTPTTPQTGSQSSGNKTITADEAKKNALAHAGLKAADVTFVKSKLDWEDGRQVYEVEFYTADYREYDYEIDAVTGDVISFDYDAEGYTPPKTGGELTADEAKALALAQVPGAKTSDIREFEVDYDDGRLEYEGKIYYNGMEYEFEIDGYSGAIRSWEAEPIHD, from the coding sequence ATGAGACGAACCACAGGAATCTGCGCTCTCGCGCTTGCAGCGCTGCTGCTCTTCGGCGGCTGCGCGCAGCAGGGGGGGCGCATGGATTATATCGGCGCCCAGGCGGCGAAGACGCTCGCGCTCGAAGCGGCGGGCGTGTCGGCCGCGCAGGCCCAGTTTGAGGCGGTCGACATGGACAGCCGCGACGGCCTCGACTACTACACCATCGCCTTTCAGGCGCCGGACGGCCAGTACACCTACAGCATCGACGCGCTCACCGGAACCGTGATCGACAGCGTGACGCCGCTGGCCAGCCAAAACGGCAGCACCGTCACCGACGCGGACACGTTTGGAGAGACCGGCAGTACCGTCACCGACGCGGATACCTTTCAGGGGAGCAATTCCGGCGGCGACACCACGCCGTCACAGCCCGTGACCCCCACCACGCCGCAGACCGGCAGCCAGAGCTCGGGAAACAAGACCATCACCGCCGACGAGGCGAAGAAAAACGCCCTCGCCCACGCGGGGCTCAAGGCCGCCGACGTCACCTTTGTCAAGAGCAAGCTCGACTGGGAGGACGGCCGCCAGGTCTACGAGGTGGAATTCTACACCGCAGACTACAGGGAGTACGACTATGAGATCGACGCCGTGACGGGCGATGTGATCAGCTTCGACTACGACGCCGAGGGCTACACCCCGCCGAAGACCGGCGGCGAGCTCACCGCCGACGAGGCAAAAGCGCTGGCGCTCGCGCAGGTGCCCGGCGCAAAGACGAGCGACATCCGCGAATTTGAGGTGGACTACGACGACGGCCGCCTCGAGTACGAGGGAAAAATCTACTACAACGGCATGGAGTATGAATTTGAGATCGACGGCTACAGCGGCGCCATCCGCAGCTGGGAAGCCGAGCCCATACACGACTGA
- a CDS encoding PepSY domain-containing protein has product MKTGIRRATGRRLTALLLCTVLLAGVLALSAGAANTTVTAQLSPHFTIEIDGAEKTFYDAGGNEAHPIVYNGTTYLPLRAIGELMGKNVNWDEANLTVTLAGSRITAAVSGTPDTAAKKQNISAQIRRDFTIVVDGVTRTFADGAGNRVYPLLYNGITYLPLRSVGELMGDSVSFDSKTSTVILKRDSLVTDADSFNQGSQGSQTTTPSTDGVISAETAKAKALAHAGLKAADVTFVKSKLEWDDGRRVYDVEFYTADYREYDYEIDAVTGSVLSFDYDADSYTPPSTGERISEAKARSIALAKVPGATASHVKKLKLDRDDGRWEYEIEIVYKEIEYDFEIDAVTGAILSWDAESIYD; this is encoded by the coding sequence ATGAAAACAGGAATCAGAAGAGCCACAGGCAGGCGTCTTACGGCGCTGCTGCTGTGCACCGTGCTGCTCGCGGGCGTTCTGGCGCTCAGCGCCGGGGCCGCGAACACGACCGTGACCGCACAGCTCTCCCCCCACTTCACCATTGAGATCGACGGCGCCGAGAAGACCTTTTACGACGCCGGCGGCAACGAGGCCCACCCCATTGTCTACAACGGCACCACCTATCTGCCTCTGCGCGCCATCGGCGAGCTGATGGGCAAAAACGTCAACTGGGATGAGGCAAACCTGACCGTCACACTCGCAGGCAGCCGCATCACGGCCGCGGTCAGCGGCACGCCCGACACCGCCGCCAAAAAGCAAAACATCTCCGCGCAGATTCGCCGCGATTTCACCATTGTGGTCGACGGCGTCACCCGCACCTTTGCCGACGGCGCGGGCAACCGGGTCTATCCCCTGCTCTACAACGGCATCACCTATCTGCCGCTGCGCTCGGTGGGCGAGCTGATGGGCGACAGCGTCTCCTTTGACAGCAAGACGAGCACCGTCATCCTCAAGAGAGACAGCCTCGTCACCGACGCCGACAGCTTCAACCAGGGTTCGCAGGGCTCCCAGACGACCACCCCGTCCACAGACGGCGTGATCAGCGCCGAGACCGCAAAAGCCAAGGCCCTCGCCCACGCGGGGCTCAAGGCCGCCGACGTCACCTTTGTCAAGAGTAAGCTCGAGTGGGACGACGGCCGCCGGGTCTATGACGTCGAGTTCTACACCGCAGACTACAGAGAGTACGACTACGAGATCGACGCTGTGACCGGCAGCGTTCTGAGCTTCGACTACGACGCGGACTCCTATACGCCGCCCTCCACCGGCGAGCGCATCAGTGAGGCAAAGGCCAGAAGCATTGCGCTGGCGAAAGTACCCGGTGCGACGGCGAGCCACGTCAAAAAGCTCAAGCTCGACCGTGACGACGGCCGCTGGGAGTACGAGATCGAGATTGTCTATAAGGAGATCGAGTACGACTTTGAGATCGACGCTGTCACCGGCGCCATTCTCAGCTGGGATGCGGAGTCCATCTACGACTGA
- a CDS encoding TetR/AcrR family transcriptional regulator codes for MTGGEAMKPEATSRGEILAAARALAAESGPGGVSMRAVARRCGVAVGSLYHYFPSKGALIAAAVEQTWREIFHGAGGFSGEEGFPGCIAWLYARLRQGARDNPDFFTTHPAAFSAQEREQGRRVMEQALSHVRQGLLAALADDAAVDDSRFHGALTREALVDFVFTHLIALLARGEQSCTLLIEVVRRLLY; via the coding sequence ATGACAGGAGGCGAAGCCATGAAGCCCGAGGCAACATCCCGCGGGGAAATTCTCGCAGCCGCCCGCGCGCTCGCCGCCGAGAGCGGGCCCGGCGGCGTCAGCATGCGCGCCGTCGCGCGCCGGTGCGGCGTCGCCGTGGGATCTCTTTACCACTACTTTCCGTCAAAGGGCGCGCTCATCGCCGCGGCGGTGGAGCAGACCTGGCGCGAGATCTTCCACGGTGCGGGCGGCTTCAGCGGGGAAGAGGGGTTCCCCGGCTGCATCGCGTGGCTCTATGCGCGTCTGCGGCAGGGCGCGCGGGACAACCCGGACTTTTTCACCACCCACCCGGCCGCTTTTTCCGCGCAGGAGCGCGAACAGGGCCGCCGGGTCATGGAGCAGGCCCTCTCCCATGTCAGACAGGGGCTTCTCGCCGCGCTCGCCGATGACGCCGCGGTCGACGACAGCCGCTTTCACGGCGCTCTCACCCGTGAGGCGCTGGTGGACTTTGTCTTTACCCATCTCATCGCGCTGCTCGCGCGGGGAGAGCAGTCCTGCACGCTGCTCATCGAGGTTGTCCGCCGGCTCCTCTATTAA
- a CDS encoding DUF362 domain-containing protein, which yields MQPAYEGRRNTSEAHWQAIREHGFAAIAPCDLMDEQGDMPLPVEGGFHLRENYVGDHLKNYGSMLVLSHFKGHAMGGFGGALKNMSIGVASARGKGHIHCSGGPFTKMQDMFDADHNSFLESMADADKSVMDFMGRENIVYVSVANRLSVDCDCDANPHEPEMADIGIFASLDPVALDQACVDAVYASPDPGKAALIERMESRNGIRTIEAAAELGLGSRSYELVSLDE from the coding sequence GTGCAACCGGCCTACGAGGGGCGGCGCAACACCAGTGAAGCCCACTGGCAGGCCATCCGGGAGCACGGCTTTGCGGCCATCGCCCCCTGCGACCTGATGGATGAGCAGGGCGACATGCCCCTGCCCGTTGAGGGAGGGTTCCATCTCCGGGAGAACTATGTGGGCGACCACCTGAAAAACTATGGGTCCATGCTGGTTCTCTCCCACTTCAAAGGCCATGCCATGGGCGGCTTCGGCGGGGCGCTGAAAAACATGTCCATCGGCGTTGCCTCTGCGCGCGGAAAGGGCCACATCCATTGCAGCGGCGGGCCCTTTACTAAGATGCAGGACATGTTCGACGCCGACCACAATTCCTTTCTCGAGTCCATGGCCGACGCCGATAAGAGCGTGATGGACTTTATGGGCCGCGAGAACATTGTCTACGTCAGCGTCGCGAACCGCCTGTCGGTGGACTGCGACTGCGATGCCAACCCCCACGAGCCCGAGATGGCCGACATCGGCATCTTCGCCTCGCTCGACCCGGTGGCGCTCGACCAGGCCTGCGTCGACGCGGTCTATGCCTCGCCCGACCCGGGCAAGGCGGCTCTCATCGAGCGCATGGAGAGCCGAAACGGCATTCGCACCATCGAGGCCGCGGCCGAGCTCGGTCTCGGCAGCCGCAGCTATGAACTGGTGTCTCTCGACGAATGA
- a CDS encoding zinc ribbon domain-containing protein — METKDILLELRNRAELSQDELAGKVHVTRQAVSRWENGETTPNTETLKLLSKLFDVSINTLLGSPRQLICQCCGMPMEDSAISREVDGLFNEEYCKWCYADGTYTYDSMDDLIDYCAAHMANDSFSCEQIRAYLKETLPGLNYWKRYAAIGGEEKFDEFKKQIVDEFNALHIEGMPEVRELNALVGEFVNFEYTLPNGTKTKFLDDSVTYLGNQLPCDYDADRCFGILSNMDFLLVCTYEEKGANPELIVYKKR; from the coding sequence ATGGAAACAAAGGATATCCTATTGGAATTGAGAAATAGAGCAGAGTTATCTCAGGATGAACTTGCCGGAAAAGTACACGTTACACGCCAGGCTGTATCCCGTTGGGAAAATGGAGAAACCACGCCGAACACCGAAACTTTGAAATTGTTGTCTAAGCTGTTTGATGTCTCCATCAACACACTTTTGGGTTCTCCGCGGCAGCTGATTTGCCAGTGCTGCGGCATGCCCATGGAGGATTCTGCAATCAGCAGAGAAGTCGACGGCCTATTCAATGAAGAGTATTGCAAGTGGTGCTATGCCGACGGCACATACACCTATGACAGCATGGATGATCTGATCGACTACTGTGCCGCGCATATGGCAAATGACTCTTTTTCCTGCGAACAGATACGGGCGTATCTGAAAGAGACGCTGCCCGGGCTGAATTATTGGAAGCGGTATGCCGCGATCGGCGGCGAAGAAAAATTCGATGAGTTTAAAAAACAGATTGTTGACGAATTCAATGCGCTGCACATCGAGGGGATGCCAGAGGTCAGAGAACTCAACGCCCTCGTCGGGGAATTTGTCAATTTTGAATATACGCTTCCCAATGGGACAAAAACCAAATTTTTAGACGATAGCGTGACCTATCTTGGAAATCAGCTTCCGTGTGATTATGATGCAGATCGGTGCTTTGGAATCCTTTCCAATATGGATTTTCTCCTTGTGTGCACATATGAAGAAAAGGGCGCCAATCCCGAATTGATTGTCTATAAAAAGAGATAG